In Bacteroidota bacterium, a single genomic region encodes these proteins:
- a CDS encoding T9SS type A sorting domain-containing protein, translated as MKLYFKLIFLLLALLCFSQKNTAQQIKAAEYFWDTDPGQGNGTPMAAADGSFNGAVEEIIGSANLLPATGIHTFSIRVKDHANKWSIAYKTIVDITPAIVTKRQIKVNLAEYFWDTDPGQGNGTPLIAFDGAFDEALETAVNSGIALPTVGVHSFSMRVKDAENHWGTAFKTVIDIAPSILTIRQIKITAAEYFWDADPGQGNGLALLAFDGAFNEALETLTKSGINLPAPGIHKFSMRVRDAQNQWGKSFSTIVDITPNLVTTRSIKVSAAEYFFDTDPGNGNATPMLAFDGNFNSALETIKGANIPSPVLMGKHVLYLRVKSASGQWGNNFGIVVNMDIDIDNFTTDINGASALCYSTVFNNAYISAAHLGNTYSWSITGGTITSGAGTNTVNVNWSFTGLHKLKLTECNALGTVCSTDSIVVSVTPPTTQTVNRFVCNGDSLFLQGAWRKTAGLYHDSLLSIGGCDSIVHTNLALYSSYQHSATAGFCTGQSVIVGGVTISAPGIYTQHFSSIHGCDSTVVTTVTEYLVNIVNTNANICSGDSIYLQGAYQLNPGTFTDVLTSSHGCDSVVVTQLFVNQASSSTQTVYICDGDSIYLGGAYQTTANVYTDVIPNANNCDSTITSTLAVWPSYMDTITATIIQGDSIFLAGAYQYTSGYYSDTFAALHGCDSIIVTSLSVLIGTTNLSDLIYAPSIYPNPFSNNLNLITKLEKEMSLRISDAAGRIVYSKDNETENHIQINTETWKQGVYFIRLSQGDAIWIRKFVKLE; from the coding sequence ATGAAACTATATTTTAAACTCATTTTTCTGCTTCTTGCTTTACTCTGTTTTTCTCAAAAAAACACAGCACAGCAAATCAAAGCAGCCGAATATTTTTGGGACACCGATCCCGGTCAAGGTAATGGAACGCCTATGGCTGCGGCTGATGGGAGTTTCAATGGGGCTGTAGAAGAAATAATTGGATCTGCCAATTTGCTTCCCGCCACCGGAATTCATACCTTTTCTATTCGGGTAAAAGATCATGCCAACAAGTGGAGCATAGCCTACAAAACCATTGTAGACATTACTCCTGCAATTGTCACTAAACGACAAATAAAAGTTAACCTCGCCGAATATTTTTGGGACACCGATCCCGGACAAGGCAACGGAACACCGTTAATTGCATTCGATGGTGCTTTTGATGAAGCGCTTGAAACAGCCGTAAATTCAGGTATTGCGCTTCCAACTGTGGGTGTGCATTCCTTTTCTATGCGCGTTAAAGATGCCGAAAACCACTGGGGCACAGCTTTTAAAACGGTGATTGATATCGCCCCTTCTATTCTTACCATTCGGCAAATTAAAATTACAGCTGCCGAGTATTTTTGGGATGCAGATCCTGGACAAGGTAATGGATTAGCACTTCTTGCTTTCGATGGTGCCTTTAATGAAGCATTGGAAACACTTACAAAAAGTGGAATTAATTTACCTGCACCCGGAATTCATAAATTTAGTATGCGTGTGCGCGATGCTCAAAATCAATGGGGAAAATCCTTCAGCACAATCGTTGACATTACTCCCAATTTAGTCACCACCAGGTCTATAAAAGTAAGCGCTGCCGAGTATTTTTTCGATACCGATCCGGGAAATGGAAACGCAACTCCCATGCTGGCTTTTGATGGTAATTTTAATTCAGCACTCGAAACAATTAAGGGTGCCAATATTCCATCTCCTGTATTAATGGGCAAACATGTATTATACCTTCGTGTTAAATCAGCTTCTGGACAATGGGGTAATAATTTTGGTATCGTTGTAAATATGGACATCGACATCGATAATTTTACTACCGATATTAACGGTGCGAGCGCTTTATGTTATAGCACAGTTTTCAATAACGCCTACATCTCTGCAGCGCATCTTGGAAACACCTATTCATGGTCTATTACAGGCGGTACAATTACCTCCGGCGCAGGAACAAATACTGTAAATGTAAACTGGAGCTTTACAGGTCTTCACAAATTAAAACTAACTGAATGCAATGCTTTGGGAACCGTTTGTTCAACTGATTCAATAGTGGTTTCGGTAACACCACCAACAACTCAAACAGTAAATCGCTTTGTGTGCAACGGCGATAGTTTATTTTTGCAAGGTGCTTGGCGCAAAACTGCAGGCTTATATCACGATTCGTTGTTAAGTATTGGAGGCTGTGACAGTATTGTGCATACTAATTTAGCGCTGTATTCCTCCTACCAACATAGTGCTACTGCAGGTTTTTGCACCGGCCAGAGCGTTATTGTAGGCGGTGTAACCATTAGTGCTCCGGGCATTTATACCCAACATTTTTCTTCGATTCATGGTTGCGATAGCACAGTTGTTACAACCGTTACAGAATACCTCGTAAACATTGTAAATACGAATGCAAACATATGTAGTGGAGATAGCATTTATTTGCAAGGTGCCTATCAACTTAATCCCGGAACTTTTACCGATGTGCTTACTTCATCGCATGGATGCGACAGTGTGGTGGTTACACAATTATTTGTGAACCAAGCGAGCAGCTCCACTCAAACAGTTTACATCTGTGATGGAGATAGTATATATTTAGGTGGTGCTTATCAAACTACTGCTAATGTTTACACAGATGTAATTCCAAATGCAAACAATTGTGATAGCACGATTACAAGTACATTGGCTGTATGGCCCTCTTACATGGATACCATCACAGCAACAATTATTCAAGGAGACAGTATATTTCTCGCCGGTGCCTATCAATATACAAGCGGCTATTATTCCGATACTTTTGCGGCATTGCATGGCTGCGATAGTATTATTGTTACCAGTCTATCGGTATTGATTGGCACAACTAATTTATCGGATTTAATTTATGCTCCTTCAATCTATCCCAATCCATTTAGTAATAACTTAAATTTGATTACTAAATTGGAAAAGGAAATGAGCTTACGAATAAGCGATGCTGCAGGAAGGATAGTGTATTCAAAGGATAATGAAACAGAAAATCATATTCAAATCAATACAGAAACATGGAAACAAGGTGTCTATTTTATTCGCCTTTCACAAGGTGATGCTATTTGGATAAGAAAATTTGTAAAATTGGAGTAA
- a CDS encoding gliding motility-associated C-terminal domain-containing protein encodes MKNFVVRFFTILFFVPIVAQAQYISTSETVPYTCPSVCAGGTLVLKIFQLQNLTSGAQVQAILSNSTGGFGSGTTTINCNRYSTSSATGPWINGPYAFSSNASNVFFEFTIPATATPATGYTVHFKSGATVGANMQMPCTGFTITPSYSPLAALAPSTYGNGQWIAHAYTWTPTTGAQLNTAALVAAQNFFDPINYKGHFLKNSLSFNLDYTPNGGKMPGPLAVLHDGTSFQCGDGYSTNFSLRFYRTENFAAGLYQFEIQGDDGIRLSIDGGITWILNSFLEQAYAGSMKTTATLFPSGVCLSGPTSLVIEYFQRPADAHIRFSSQLLSPAAIAQPKDSIVCAGQNAAFSTTSIIGATYQWQVSTNGGATFNAISNGAPYSGATSNVLQIIPSSTIQNSYLYNCIVTGVCTNPVTTGNALLTVTTSAPNITTQPQSTSVCDLGTATFTIGTAGTAAYQWQRDSSGIFVNIHNGGVYSNVNGATLSISPVSAAMNNTNYQCIVTGCAINTASSVVALSVTSNASINSQPAASTICAGDNTSFSVVASNALSYQWQENTGAGFTSISNGGIYSGATTATLAISSATSLMNGNQYQCIVTGCGAGIPTTAALLTVGTAASINVQPIDNTLCLFGPGAFTIGVPVGVSCQWQVNSGSGFTNIINGSLYSGASTPSLQISGMQAAMDTYQYQCIVSGCNSSSVTSNTVTLYLGSSAIITSQPTAVNLCGPGNTSISVIASNANSYTWQVNTGSGFVNLVNGPNYSNTSTATLTITGATAALSGNQYQCIISACSGNSVTSNAVTLTVSPLAAIASQPANQTVCMGGTATFSFSATNVQSYSWEGGLGGTFSPLVNGGNITINNSTLVLSNVTSLQTNFQVKCILTDCSGTISTSLVTLIVTPAVSISSASLNQNVCEGDNINFSITALDAVSYQWEVNSGSGFQSLANGGIYNNATTAVLNINGVTLALHNYLYRCVVSGCGSSTATSAPASLFVSPVSTLLYQTQSAILCEGGSTNLTLTTTGNPSFQWQVNFGSGFTNVSDGGIYSGATTSMLTLSNVSISENGNIYQCIYTSCGPGKISLPIPFTVQSPPIIDVQPVNEKKCEDESANFSIVASGKNLSYHWQISTDGGISFSDILNIPNYSNENTAQLIINSVSTDMKNNFYRCAVDGCNQTIYSNPAMVDATENATTLYIPNAFSPDNDGLNDYFQINPYGLRDVKGEIFDRWGEILFEWNSLLTKWDGKYKGAVLPAGVYVYTIEATSNCADKKLEKKGTLTLYK; translated from the coding sequence ATGAAAAATTTCGTAGTTCGGTTTTTTACTATTCTTTTCTTTGTTCCTATTGTAGCGCAAGCGCAGTATATTTCCACGAGCGAAACGGTGCCATATACCTGTCCAAGTGTTTGTGCTGGCGGAACACTTGTTTTAAAAATATTTCAACTACAAAATTTAACTTCCGGTGCTCAGGTGCAAGCTATTTTATCTAACTCAACAGGAGGTTTTGGTAGCGGAACCACAACAATAAATTGTAATCGATACAGCACCTCAAGTGCAACAGGACCTTGGATTAACGGGCCTTACGCTTTTTCATCTAACGCAAGCAATGTTTTTTTTGAATTTACAATTCCGGCCACTGCAACACCGGCAACCGGCTATACAGTTCATTTTAAATCAGGGGCAACAGTAGGCGCAAACATGCAAATGCCTTGTACTGGCTTTACAATTACTCCCAGCTACAGCCCTCTCGCAGCGCTTGCTCCGTCAACTTACGGAAACGGCCAATGGATAGCACATGCTTATACGTGGACACCTACAACTGGTGCACAACTTAATACTGCAGCGCTCGTTGCTGCGCAAAACTTTTTTGACCCCATAAATTACAAAGGTCACTTTTTAAAAAATAGCTTGAGCTTTAATTTAGATTATACACCCAATGGTGGTAAAATGCCGGGGCCTCTAGCAGTTTTGCACGATGGTACTAGTTTTCAATGCGGCGATGGCTACTCTACAAATTTTAGTTTACGCTTTTACCGCACCGAAAATTTTGCTGCCGGCTTATATCAATTCGAGATTCAAGGTGATGACGGTATTCGCTTAAGTATTGATGGGGGCATAACTTGGATATTAAATAGCTTTCTCGAACAAGCCTATGCAGGTAGCATGAAAACAACTGCAACGCTATTTCCAAGTGGAGTTTGTTTATCCGGTCCTACGTCTCTCGTAATTGAGTATTTTCAACGCCCTGCTGACGCGCACATTCGTTTTTCCTCCCAATTGCTTTCACCGGCTGCAATTGCTCAACCAAAAGATTCGATTGTATGTGCAGGTCAAAATGCCGCATTTTCAACTACTTCAATTATCGGAGCAACTTATCAGTGGCAAGTAAGTACTAATGGTGGCGCCACATTCAACGCTATTTCAAACGGGGCACCTTACAGTGGTGCAACCAGTAATGTGCTTCAAATTATACCTAGTAGCACCATTCAGAATTCATATTTATATAACTGTATCGTAACAGGCGTTTGCACTAATCCTGTCACTACCGGTAATGCCTTGCTAACAGTCACCACATCCGCACCAAATATTACCACTCAACCACAAAGTACAAGCGTTTGTGATTTGGGAACAGCAACTTTTACAATAGGAACAGCAGGCACTGCAGCGTATCAATGGCAAAGAGACAGCAGTGGTATTTTTGTAAATATCCACAACGGTGGAGTTTATTCCAATGTAAATGGTGCTACGCTTAGCATCTCACCGGTAAGTGCGGCAATGAACAATACAAATTATCAATGCATTGTTACAGGATGTGCCATAAATACAGCAAGCTCTGTTGTTGCGTTATCGGTTACCAGTAATGCAAGTATTAACAGCCAGCCGGCAGCCTCTACTATCTGCGCCGGCGATAATACAAGTTTTTCTGTAGTTGCAAGTAATGCACTCAGCTATCAATGGCAAGAAAATACGGGTGCAGGATTTACTTCCATCAGCAATGGTGGCATTTATTCAGGAGCAACAACTGCAACTCTTGCCATATCAAGTGCAACGTCACTTATGAACGGAAATCAATATCAATGTATTGTTACCGGTTGTGGTGCCGGTATTCCTACTACTGCTGCGCTGTTAACCGTTGGTACAGCTGCAAGTATCAATGTTCAACCCATCGATAATACTTTATGTTTATTTGGACCCGGTGCTTTTACCATTGGTGTGCCGGTAGGTGTATCATGTCAATGGCAAGTTAATAGCGGCAGTGGTTTTACAAACATAATTAATGGAAGTTTATATAGCGGTGCATCAACTCCTTCGCTGCAAATTAGCGGTATGCAAGCTGCTATGGATACTTACCAATATCAGTGTATTGTTTCGGGCTGCAACAGTAGTTCTGTAACCAGTAATACTGTAACTTTATACTTAGGGTCTTCAGCCATTATAACCAGCCAACCTACGGCAGTAAATTTATGTGGACCTGGTAATACTTCAATTAGCGTTATCGCATCAAATGCAAATTCCTACACCTGGCAAGTTAATACAGGCAGTGGTTTCGTAAATCTGGTGAATGGCCCGAATTATTCGAATACTTCTACTGCTACACTCACCATTACAGGAGCTACAGCTGCATTATCAGGAAATCAATATCAATGTATTATTAGTGCTTGTTCCGGAAATTCAGTTACTTCAAATGCAGTAACCTTAACTGTTTCTCCACTTGCTGCAATTGCTAGCCAACCCGCCAATCAAACGGTATGTATGGGAGGAACAGCAACATTTTCATTTTCTGCAACAAATGTTCAATCGTATAGCTGGGAAGGTGGATTGGGTGGAACTTTTAGTCCGTTAGTCAACGGAGGCAATATTACAATTAATAACTCCACACTTGTGCTATCGAATGTCACTTCACTTCAAACTAATTTTCAAGTGAAATGCATCCTTACCGATTGCTCCGGAACAATTAGTACATCGCTTGTAACACTTATCGTGACACCTGCAGTTAGCATCTCAAGTGCATCCCTAAATCAAAATGTTTGCGAAGGCGATAACATCAATTTTTCTATAACTGCACTTGATGCTGTTTCATACCAATGGGAGGTTAATTCCGGTTCCGGTTTTCAATCCTTAGCGAATGGTGGGATATACAACAACGCAACTACTGCAGTACTAAACATCAATGGAGTCACACTTGCTTTGCATAACTATTTGTATAGATGTGTTGTCAGTGGTTGCGGCAGTTCAACAGCTACAAGTGCACCTGCCAGTTTATTCGTTTCACCTGTTTCAACACTTTTATACCAAACACAAAGTGCCATCTTGTGCGAAGGCGGAAGCACCAACCTAACTCTTACAACCACCGGAAACCCTAGTTTTCAATGGCAGGTAAATTTCGGTTCTGGTTTTACAAATGTTAGCGACGGTGGAATTTATTCAGGCGCGACAACTTCCATGCTAACTTTATCGAATGTTAGTATTTCTGAAAATGGCAATATTTACCAATGCATCTATACAAGTTGTGGCCCGGGTAAAATTTCCCTTCCAATTCCATTCACTGTTCAATCGCCACCCATTATTGATGTGCAGCCTGTAAATGAAAAAAAATGTGAAGATGAAAGTGCCAACTTCTCAATAGTCGCTAGTGGAAAAAACCTGTCCTATCATTGGCAAATAAGCACCGACGGAGGAATTAGCTTTTCCGATATTTTAAATATCCCGAATTACTCAAATGAAAATACTGCACAGCTTATCATTAACAGTGTGAGCACCGATATGAAAAATAATTTTTACCGCTGTGCAGTTGATGGCTGTAATCAAACCATATATTCGAATCCGGCTATGGTCGATGCTACCGAAAATGCTACTACACTTTACATTCCTAATGCGTTCTCGCCCGATAATGATGGACTGAATGATTATTTCCAAATTAACCCTTACGGATTAAGAGACGTAAAGGGCGAAATTTTTGACAGGTGGGGTGAAATTCTATTTGAATGGAATTCACTTTTAACTAAATGGGATGGTAAATACAAAGGTGCTGTTTTACCTGCGGGTGTTTACGTTTACACCATTGAAGCTACAAGTAATTGCGCCGATAAAAAATTAGAAAAAAAAGGAACGTTAACTCTTTATAAATAG
- a CDS encoding gliding motility-associated C-terminal domain-containing protein translates to MLKKVHLFFLSLLLSFSVKAAFIDIGEPVPFGCPSICAGNTILFKIFHVQGLPTGATVQALLSNPSGSFTSGTTLFNCNRYSTVSATGPWTIGAYTFAGDINDLFFEITIPVSQAPGANYNIKFRSAVSPFTTSNTLNLPGGTCSGMTITPGYAPLAAIAPSTIGSNQWIAHAYTWVPTTGSPLTTPALIAQQSFFAQANYKGHFLKDSLNFSLNFTNTTGSSKMPGTVGLVNNGTSFQCGDGYTTNYSLRFYRNQNFTPGFYRFRLAADDGARLSIDGGATWLIDMFTEHALASQNTDAAFPNGVCMNGPALLVIEYFQRPVDAIVKFDVTALSTSITQPQNQTICEGTTTSFSVGTTIPSATYQWMMSSDSGLTYTPAPVGSPFAGTNSSTLQILSTPFFLHNYLFKCIISGICGNAFPSDSAGLTVNPVVAFTSQPVPQIVCVGDTVSFTVATNTQASYQWLENISSGFVFINNTGTYINATTPTLTINGVSANYNNYQYQCIISGCGPSIPSAPASITFAPLQASTQPQNQEVCGTQTLSLSANALNANSYQWQISLDSGLTFTNLIDNSVYQNVNMSDLSILNADASFNGLLYRCQIFGCGLFIYSDTVGIFVKKGVEAEFVPNVFSPNNDGQNDVFKLNTIGLMNVSGSIYNRWGQELYKWSSITDNWDGKFKGTAVNDGVYFYSLKATSECDGKVIEKNGTISLFK, encoded by the coding sequence ATGCTAAAAAAAGTCCATCTTTTCTTCTTAAGTCTGCTCTTGAGTTTTTCTGTAAAAGCAGCTTTTATCGACATAGGCGAACCTGTGCCCTTTGGTTGTCCCAGCATTTGCGCCGGCAATACCATTTTATTCAAAATTTTTCATGTGCAAGGATTACCTACCGGCGCTACGGTGCAGGCATTGCTATCCAACCCTTCCGGTTCTTTTACTTCCGGCACAACACTATTTAATTGCAACAGGTATAGCACAGTAAGTGCAACCGGACCATGGACAATTGGTGCTTACACTTTTGCTGGAGACATAAATGATCTATTTTTCGAAATCACTATCCCTGTTTCTCAGGCCCCAGGAGCAAATTACAACATTAAATTCCGCTCCGCCGTTTCACCTTTTACAACTAGTAATACCTTAAATCTACCGGGAGGAACTTGCAGTGGTATGACGATTACGCCGGGGTATGCGCCACTCGCAGCTATTGCCCCAAGTACCATTGGTAGCAATCAATGGATAGCGCATGCCTATACATGGGTACCTACTACAGGCTCACCACTTACCACTCCTGCATTAATTGCACAACAAAGTTTTTTCGCACAAGCAAACTATAAAGGACATTTCTTAAAGGACTCTTTAAATTTTAGTTTAAATTTTACAAACACCACCGGTAGCAGTAAAATGCCCGGGACTGTGGGATTAGTAAACAATGGAACAAGTTTTCAGTGTGGCGATGGCTATACAACAAACTATAGTTTGCGCTTCTACCGTAACCAAAATTTTACTCCGGGCTTTTATCGTTTTCGCCTTGCGGCAGATGATGGTGCACGTTTAAGTATTGATGGTGGTGCAACTTGGTTAATTGATATGTTTACGGAACATGCTTTGGCGAGTCAAAATACTGATGCTGCCTTTCCAAATGGAGTATGTATGAATGGCCCTGCTTTACTCGTAATCGAATATTTTCAGCGCCCCGTAGATGCCATTGTTAAATTTGATGTTACAGCGCTTTCAACAAGCATAACACAACCTCAAAATCAAACTATTTGCGAAGGTACAACTACTTCATTCTCTGTTGGTACAACAATTCCATCTGCAACCTATCAATGGATGATGAGCTCCGACAGCGGTTTAACCTACACACCTGCTCCGGTAGGTTCGCCCTTTGCAGGAACAAATTCTTCTACATTACAAATCCTAAGTACTCCATTTTTCCTTCATAACTACCTATTCAAATGCATCATCAGCGGAATATGTGGAAATGCTTTTCCTAGCGATTCGGCCGGATTAACTGTAAATCCGGTTGTGGCATTCACCTCACAGCCGGTTCCCCAAATAGTGTGTGTTGGTGACACCGTGAGCTTTACTGTTGCAACGAATACTCAAGCAAGTTATCAATGGCTCGAAAATATCAGCAGTGGCTTTGTTTTCATCAACAATACCGGAACGTATATTAATGCAACAACTCCTACATTAACCATTAATGGTGTAAGTGCTAACTATAACAATTATCAATACCAATGCATCATCAGCGGCTGCGGACCTTCTATCCCAAGTGCCCCTGCTTCCATAACATTTGCTCCGCTTCAGGCTTCTACACAACCTCAAAATCAAGAAGTGTGTGGCACCCAAACATTATCTTTATCCGCAAACGCCTTAAATGCAAACAGCTATCAATGGCAAATCAGTTTAGATAGTGGATTAACTTTCACCAACCTTATTGATAATTCCGTTTATCAAAATGTTAACATGTCAGATCTCTCAATTTTAAATGCCGATGCAAGCTTTAACGGCTTACTTTATAGATGCCAAATTTTTGGATGTGGGCTGTTTATTTATTCAGACACCGTCGGCATTTTTGTAAAAAAAGGGGTAGAAGCTGAATTTGTGCCAAATGTTTTTTCTCCCAATAATGACGGACAAAATGATGTATTCAAATTAAACACAATTGGATTAATGAATGTATCCGGTTCAATTTATAACCGCTGGGGACAGGAACTCTACAAATGGTCATCCATCACCGATAATTGGGATGGAAAATTTAAAGGGACAGCAGTAAACGATGGCGTTTATTTTTACAGCCTCAAAGCAACAAGCGAGTGTGATGGAAAGGTGATTGAAAAAAATGGTACTATAAGCCTCTTTAAATAA
- a CDS encoding thioredoxin family protein, producing the protein MKKSFLRILLSFFLLLGLTSVQAQIYTPVKWAFSSKKISDTEAELIFSATIDKGWHLYSQFVIKDGPIPTSFKFTKNKSFALNGKVEESKAIEEQDEMFGAVIKYFTNKATFTQRIKLIDTKPFVVKGSLEYMSCDNKMCTPPEEIEFEIESEGSSVVPILNESKTIIAVPETTDTQTTPVDTGKDVEQVLPIEKKKTEVVTTAVVEEQKSALGIFIAGFLGGLLALLTPCVFPMIPLTVSFFTKQSKTRQKGITNALIYSFSIIAIYVTLGMLITLSLGPDALNAMASNVWVNLSFFIIFVIFAVSFLGAFEITLPSAWINKADSASERGGLIGIFFMAFTLSLVSFSCTGPIIGSLLVQAAVGGNVINPVIGMIGFSTALALPFGLFATFPGWLNSLPKSGGWLNSVKVVLGLLELALALKFLSNVDLAYHWGFLKREIFIALWIIIFSVLGFYLLGKLKFSHDSELKYISIPRLLFSILTFSFVVYLIPGMWGAPLKLISGFPPPTFYNEGWTMNSGASTADKKIVEGTDPEHCPHNLNCFHDYDVALAYARKIGKPLMVDFTGWSCVNCRKMEDQVWIDPRVLQRLNEDYVLVSLYVDDKTELPEQEKYVSKITGKKVKTTGNKYSDLQTTRFKTNSQPYYTLLDQNEQLLITPQGYDPNIEKFISFLDSGKDEFQKRQ; encoded by the coding sequence ATGAAAAAAAGTTTCCTTAGAATACTACTCTCTTTCTTTTTATTATTGGGATTAACTTCTGTGCAAGCTCAAATTTATACTCCTGTTAAATGGGCATTTTCTTCGAAAAAAATAAGCGACACTGAAGCTGAACTAATTTTTTCGGCCACTATTGATAAGGGTTGGCATTTGTATTCTCAATTCGTTATTAAAGACGGCCCTATACCTACTTCATTTAAGTTTACAAAGAATAAGTCCTTTGCTTTGAATGGAAAGGTTGAGGAAAGTAAGGCTATTGAAGAACAGGATGAAATGTTTGGTGCCGTAATTAAGTATTTCACGAACAAGGCCACATTCACTCAAAGAATAAAACTTATAGATACCAAACCATTTGTTGTTAAAGGAAGTTTGGAGTATATGAGTTGCGACAATAAGATGTGTACCCCTCCTGAGGAAATTGAATTCGAAATTGAGAGCGAAGGATCAAGCGTGGTCCCCATACTTAATGAATCAAAAACTATTATTGCAGTGCCTGAAACTACAGACACACAAACAACCCCGGTAGATACAGGAAAAGATGTGGAACAAGTTCTTCCAATAGAGAAAAAAAAAACTGAAGTAGTTACTACTGCTGTAGTAGAGGAACAAAAGTCGGCTTTGGGAATTTTTATTGCCGGATTTTTAGGTGGTTTGCTTGCATTGCTCACCCCCTGTGTGTTTCCGATGATTCCATTAACGGTAAGTTTCTTTACCAAACAAAGCAAAACGCGGCAAAAAGGAATTACAAATGCATTAATTTATTCCTTTTCTATAATCGCAATTTATGTAACACTGGGTATGCTCATTACGCTCTCCTTGGGTCCGGATGCCTTAAATGCCATGGCCAGCAACGTGTGGGTGAATTTGTCGTTCTTCATCATTTTTGTAATTTTTGCGGTATCTTTTTTAGGAGCTTTTGAAATTACACTTCCAAGTGCTTGGATAAATAAGGCCGATAGCGCCAGTGAACGTGGAGGTTTGATAGGCATATTTTTTATGGCCTTTACCCTTTCCTTGGTTTCGTTTTCCTGCACCGGACCCATCATTGGCAGTTTACTGGTGCAAGCGGCGGTAGGCGGAAATGTCATTAATCCGGTAATTGGGATGATTGGTTTTTCAACTGCATTAGCTTTGCCCTTTGGCTTATTTGCCACCTTCCCGGGATGGTTAAATTCTTTGCCAAAATCGGGTGGATGGTTAAATTCAGTAAAAGTGGTTTTAGGATTATTGGAATTGGCACTAGCTCTAAAGTTTTTATCGAACGTAGATTTAGCCTACCATTGGGGGTTCTTGAAACGCGAAATTTTTATTGCTTTATGGATAATTATTTTCTCGGTATTGGGATTTTATTTATTGGGCAAGCTCAAGTTTTCTCACGACAGTGAACTAAAATATATTTCAATTCCGCGCTTACTTTTTTCCATACTCACCTTTTCGTTTGTAGTGTATTTAATTCCCGGAATGTGGGGAGCGCCCTTAAAACTTATCAGTGGATTTCCACCGCCAACTTTTTACAATGAGGGGTGGACAATGAATTCAGGAGCATCGACAGCTGACAAAAAAATTGTGGAAGGAACGGATCCGGAGCATTGTCCCCATAATTTAAATTGCTTTCACGATTATGATGTGGCCTTGGCTTATGCCCGAAAAATTGGTAAGCCGCTGATGGTGGATTTTACCGGATGGAGCTGTGTAAATTGCCGAAAAATGGAAGATCAAGTTTGGATTGATCCAAGAGTGTTGCAGCGACTGAATGAAGATTATGTTTTGGTTTCGCTTTACGTGGATGACAAAACGGAATTGCCTGAACAGGAGAAATACGTTTCAAAAATTACAGGAAAAAAAGTGAAGACCACAGGGAATAAATACAGTGATTTGCAAACTACTCGCTTTAAAACCAATTCACAACCTTATTATACCTTACTTGATCAAAACGAGCAATTACTGATAACTCCTCAAGGTTATGACCCAAATATTGAAAAATTTATTTCGTTTTTAGATAGTGGAAAAGACGAGTTTCAAAAGCGACAATAG
- a CDS encoding (2Fe-2S) ferredoxin domain-containing protein codes for MIYDKHIFICTNERKNSTRKSCGEAYGLELVSKFKEELKTRNIDLKIRVQKSGCLDICDFGPTLVVYPEGIFYVGVTAADVNEIIDEHLLHNRPVERLRLAKDYKKA; via the coding sequence ATGATTTACGACAAGCACATATTTATTTGTACCAATGAACGCAAAAATTCAACCCGAAAAAGTTGTGGAGAAGCGTATGGTTTAGAACTCGTTTCCAAATTTAAAGAGGAACTAAAAACACGAAACATCGATTTAAAAATTAGAGTGCAAAAATCCGGGTGCCTTGATATTTGCGACTTTGGGCCTACCTTAGTCGTATACCCGGAAGGAATTTTTTATGTGGGTGTAACTGCAGCCGACGTAAACGAAATTATTGACGAGCACTTACTCCATAATAGGCCTGTTGAAAGATTGCGCCTAGCAAAAGATTATAAAAAGGCTTAA